A DNA window from Oncorhynchus keta strain PuntledgeMale-10-30-2019 unplaced genomic scaffold, Oket_V2 Un_contig_6213_pilon_pilon, whole genome shotgun sequence contains the following coding sequences:
- the LOC127925756 gene encoding histone H3.v1-like has protein sequence MRSSRYISLVTITTPTRSMHSSRYISLVTITTPTRSTRSSRYISLVTITTPTRSTRSSRYISLVTITTPTRSTRSSRYISLVTITTPTRSTRSSRYISLVTITTPTRSTRSSRYISLVTITTPTR, from the exons atgcgctccagcaggtatatctcactggtcaccataacaacacccacccgtagcatgcactccagcaggtatatttcactggtcaccataacaacacccacccgtagcacacgctccagcag gtatatctcactggtcaccataacaacacccacccgtagcacgcgctccagcaggtatatctcactggtcaccataacaacacccacccgtagcacgcgctccagcag gtatatctcactggtcaccataacaacacccacccgtagcacgcgctccagcaggtatatctcactggtcaccataacaacacccacccgtagcacacgctccagcaggtatatctcactggtcaccataacaacacccacccgta